The Cryptococcus decagattii chromosome 1, complete sequence genome includes a region encoding these proteins:
- a CDS encoding helicase SWR1, which produces MSTESPQLATPSRLRTTSTQVRTVAIDTSVPTTLAEPRSRSLRARPSLPNPSTGTPLTPHANGHGAQAKGMEAISHGLRDEAIIGRREKRITEKEKQLKEVVESHDGLIREKFHLERFVTLLEGWNPKQAKLDNSPVFLEWKDSKHNLLNLLPDEPVVSVSLQAGPSRPRTSLPSRTTRRKAHEQSEMLAHVVAPVAKRPAFAPSAKGKERVVEELPPNIKGKGKAVAEQSLIASPIEDALHAKGRKRKASDVNADMLPPPIPDKRSKSPRRPTMTAAVPQIDPNEEVGLDSQASGGDKAKRRGRISLPDFSASKKIRTVKKANLVSRESASPVIETSASERLPSPSPIPTRTCLPTLAHLPFPPAPHRTKKRIVGPRTIRYTDPSQRPPAPKYGGDITPILESYVNINDTGPPPEIKTLEARAKKEGYLLARVMYLKSHGRLQRLVDEENGSNLLPATTTSNSHAKIIRIPPRKTDFHDSLVAHMVQVRNAMLNVAKAKPVTCKRVAKMVQAYWENIEGKEERERLAEEKERKRMTKEIVKSLRKRWALAVKIVRAKILEAQKQEQDRLGKEHLQNILQRSTGLLEAQIQGPNDSGEESENSTSDHTEDSEGDDEVNIPLPATSVPPESVTGHDEEDVDLDDDDDNDGEHREEDVSQKEDQSDISDAEGDEGDMSEQNQDLRSLILDDVLNQDQVSTVGIAEENQETSDTEQLTDNKNDREEPQEVAIQAVLDGSDNVERLEKLHKSASSTADIENSAVPELSSPEGSDALCPPLAPFLVHQSSETSSLPRTRKVKISTRPLPSEPDPDADDPEFVAQSADSSFDDQDEKLDVEMEGAEGPERESDEENRDSEDEGLLADADLPIEVLLKRYGYPVPDEGAVNGEAEQSEREAPRQAPPTTETLPSTTLSLAQELIIDGKRQRRKKEIWTPDDSEPQHLVGRKRVKKVEIVEEVEAAVPQNGDGLVVVEKETVGHEDSDNSKGSQEESDGPEYDSEEEDDEDEEEVSDEGDVDWNDRQGKDGDVGPRVRQPFLLRGTLRPYQQAGLEWLASLWSNNMNGILADEMGLGKTIQTIALLGHLACDKGVWGQHLIIVPTSVILNWEMEFKKFLPGMKVLTYYGNQKERKEKRVGWHTENTWQVCITSYQIVLADQHIFRRKNWCYMILDEAHNIKNFRSQRWQTLLGFKAQRRLLLTGTPLQNNLMELWSLLYFLMPGGIGADATAVVGFANHKEFMEWFSNPMDKAIETGDTMDEETLETIAKLHTLLRPFILRRLKSEVETQLPGKFEHVVYCRLSKRQRFLYDEFMSRASTHEALITGGYLGVMNTLMQLRKVCNHPDLFEVRPVKTSFAMDNVVRDFEPSDVLIRRRLLAEEDERRIDVLAMGFGVAHNEAISGWIARARQAYDASDKLPYAHPPSKRGKLPVPPPKDTRSVELWLKYRAWVEEEFSKRRWESIRATNRQRCGVSPIYGASFLSLLGNLPNFLLPQGVRPRREETFADFTPPATKFIISLPERAKSLEDIIDRFAVIPPNAIARDLAAYALPGLEPISHPALTDPAFDTLHRSSVKLQIAFPDASLLQYDCGKLQKLFEMLRNLKSEGHRVLIFTQMTRVLDILEMFLSYNGHRYLRLDGSTKIEDRQVLTERFNSDPRIFVFIASSRSGGVGINLTGADTVFFYDSDWNPSMDRQCMDRAHRIGQTREVHIYRFVSSHTVEENMLRKAEQKRLLDKMVIQEGGFNNDWWGRVGWKDMFTDVPGLTDAPGVVEESEEGIVDIQIERTPVVEDVEVTRPRAGEERELAKALAEVEDEEDAQAARMAQGEGELDLQEFEEGPMSVAKRARVFEPEDSSTPLTTEAGEAGDVVEEYDDEPGVEEYMLKWVKEDWEFFSSYRA; this is translated from the exons ATGAGCACTGAATCGCCACAGTTGGCAACGCCGTCTCGATTGCGGACAACTTCCACTCAAGTGAGAACAGTTGCTATCGATACATCGGTGCCTACAACTTTGGCAGAGCCTCGATCCCGAAGTCTCCGTGCTCGGCCTTCGTTGCCGAATCCTTCTACCGGCACCCCGCTTACCCCTCATGCAAATGGACATGGGGCTCAGGCAAAAGGCATGGAGGCTATTAGCCATGGTCTTAGGGATGAAGCTATAATTGGCAGGCGAGAAAAACGAATTacagaaaaggagaaaCAGCTCAAAGAGGTGGTTGAAAGTCATGATGGATTAATCCGAGAGAAGTTCCATCTTGAAAGATTCGTGACTCTTTTGGAAGGCTGGAACCCAAAG CAAGCGAAACTGGATAATTCGCCTGTTTTCCTAGAG TGGAAGGACAGTAAACACAAccttctcaacctcttACCTGACGAGCCTGTTGTCAGCGTTTCCCTACAAGCAGGGCCTTCGCGGCCGAGGACTTCCTTGCCATCCCGCACAACTCGTCGAAAGGCACATGAACAGTCTGAAATGCTTGCTCATGTGGTAGCTCCTGTCGCGAAACGTCCCGCTTTTGCGCCATCAgcgaaaggaaaggaaagagttGTTGAAGAACTACCTCCAAATATCAAAGGCAAAGGGAAAGCAGTTGCTGAACAGTCTTTGATTGCTTCCCCAATCGAAGATGCTCTTCACGCtaaaggaagaaaaagaaaggcTAGCGACGTCAATGCCGACATGCTTCCGCCACCTATTCCTGATAAGAGGAGCAAAAGTCCTCGGCGGCCCACAATGACTGCGGCTGTGCCACAAATCGATCCAAACGAGGAAGTTGGCTTGGATTCGCAGGCTTCTGGTGGCGACAAAGCTAAGCGACGAGGCCGAATATCACTGCCTGATTTCTCTGCCTCGAAAAAGATACGAACTGTCAAAAAAGCCAACCTCGTTTCGCGCGAAAGCGCGTCGCCTGTGATTGAAACGTCTGCATCAGAGCGATTaccctctccatctccaataCCAACACGAACATGTCTCCCAACCCTCGCGCaccttcctttcccccCAGCTCCTCATCGTACAAAAAAGAGAATTGTGGGTCCGCGTACTATTCGCTACACAGATCCTTCTCAACGGCCTCCTGCTCCCAAATACGGCGGCGATATCACACCCATTTTGGAATCCTACGTTAATATCAACGATACAGGGCCTCCACCGGAAATCAAAACACTCGAAGCCCGCGCTAAGAAAGAAGGCTATCTTTTGGCCCGTGTGATGTATTTGAAGAGCCATGGTAGACTCCAACGCCTTGTGGACGAAGAGAATGGATCGAACTTGCTCCCTGCAACAACTACCTCAAATTCCCATGCCAAGATCATCAGGATACCACCCCGCAAAACTGACTTTCATGATTCATTGGTGGCACATATGGTCCAGGTCCGTAACGCCATGCTTAATGTGGCAAAGGCAAAGCCCGTAACATGTAAAAGGGTGGCAAAAATGGTCCAGGCATATTGGGAAAACATCgaaggcaaggaagaaagagagcGGCTTGcggaggaaaaagaaaggaaaagaatgaCGAAAGAGATAGTTAAATCGTTGAGGAAGCGATGGGCTTTGGCAGTGAAG ATCGTGAGAGCTAAGATCCTGGAAGCCCAGAAGCAAGAACAGGATCGTTTGGGCAAAGAGCATCTCCAAAACATCTTACAGCGAAGCACTGGTCTTCTTGAAGCCCAAATTCAAGGTCCAAATGACAGCGGAGAAGAAAGCGAAAATAGCACATCGGACCATACAGAAGATAGTGAGGGGGATGACGAAGTTAACATTCCCCTGCCAGCCACCTCAGTACCTCCTGAATCCGTAACCGGCcacgatgaggaagatgttgatctggacgatgatgatgacaaCGACGGAGAAcacagagaagaagacgttTCACAGAAGGAAGACCAAAGTGACATTTCGGATGCCGAAGGTGACGAAGGCGACATGTCTGAGCAAAATCAAGATTTACGATCCCTCATATTAGATGACGTCCTCAACCAGGACCAAGTGTCCACAGTCGGCATTGCTGAGGAGAATCAAGAGACCTCTGACACCGAACAGCTTACAGATAACAAGAATGACCGCGAAGAGCCCCAAGAGGTAGCGATTCAGGCGGTTCTCGATGGCTCTGATAATGTAGAAAGATTAGAAAAGCTGCATAAGTCAGCATCATCTACTGCCGATATTGAAAACTCTGCTGTTCCGGAGTTGTCAAGCCCCGAAGGTTCTGATGCCTTGTGTCCTCCGTTAGCGCCATTCCTTGTTCATCAGTCCTCTGAAACAAGCTCCCTGCCCCGCACACGCAAAGTGAAAATATCTACCCGTCCCCTTCCATCTGAACCTGATCCTGATGCCGATGACCCTGAGTTCGTAGCTCAATCTGCAGACAGTAGTTTTGATGATCAAGATGAGAAGCTGGATGTGGAAATGGAAGGGGCAGAAGGTCCAGAAAGAGAGAGTGACGAAGAGAATCGCGATAGCGAAGATGAGGGCCTATTAGCCGATGCGGATCTTCCTATCGAAGTTTTGCTGAAAAGGTATGGTTATCCAGTCCCTGATGAGGGTGCAGTCAATGGTGAAGCAGAACAGAGCGAAAGGGAGGCGCCTAGACAGGCTCCGCCAACTACCGAGACCCTTCCATCAACAACACTGAGCTTAGCACAAGAG CTAATCATCGATGGTAAACGACAACGtcggaagaaggagatcTGGACTCCGGACGACTCGGAACCTCAACATTTGGTTGGCAGAAAGAGAGTTAAGAAGGTGGAAATCGTAGAAGAGGTAGAAGCGGCCGTTCCCCAGAATGGAGATGGCCTGGTCGTTGTAGAGAAAGAAACAGTGGGTCATGAAGACAGTGATAACTCGAAGGGATCGCAGGAAGAGTCAGATGGACCCGAATATGACagcgaagaggaggatgacgaagacgaagaagaagtctCCGATGAAGGTGATGTAGATTGGAATGACCGTCAAGGTAAGGATGGAGATGTTGGGCCTCGAGTTCGACAGCCCTTCCTATTGAGAGGAACCCTTAGGCCTTATCAACAGGCAGGCTTAGAATGGCTTGCTAGTCTCTGGTCTAATAACATGAACGGTATTTTGGCCGATGAAATGGGCCTTGG CAAAACCATCCAGACAATCGCTCTTCTAGGCCATCTTGCTTGTGATAAAGGCGTTTGGGGTCAAcatctcatcatcgtccCCACCTCGGTTATCCTTAATTGGGAGATGGAGTTCAAAAAATTTCTCCCAGGCATGAAGGTACTCACCTATTACGGAAACCAGAAAGAGCGGAAAGAGAAGCGTGTGGGATGGCACACCGAAAATACCTGGCAAGTTTGCATAACGTCTTACCAGATTGTCCTTGCGGATCAGCACATCTTCAGAAGAAAAAACTGGTGCTATATGATATTGGACGAAGCGCATAACATCAAGAACTTCAGAAGTCAAAGATGGCAAACGCTCTTGGGTTTTAAAGCACAAAGACGACTGCTCCTGACAGGGACACCACTTCAAAATAACCTTATGGAGCTATGGAGTCTTCTTTACTTCCTGATGCCTGGCGGAATTGGAGCAGATGCGACAGCGGTTGTCGGTTTTGCTAATCACAAAGAATTCATGGAATGGTTCTCTA ACCCTATGGACAAAGCCATCGAAACGGGTGATACCATGGATGAAGAAACCTTGGAAACTATTGCCAAACTCCATACTCTTCTCAGACCTTTCATTCTGCGTCGACTCAAATCCGAGGTAGAAACCCAACTTCCGGGGAAATTCGAGCATGTCGTCTATTGTCGTCTGTCTAAGCGCCAGCGCTTTCTGTACGATGAGTTCATGTCTCGTGCTTCCACTCACGAGGCACTCATTACCGGGGGTTATCTCGGTGTAATGAATACCCTTATGCAATTGAGAAAGGTGTGCAATCACCCAGATCTCTTTGAGGTAAGGCCTGTAAAAACGAGTTTTGCTATGGATAACGTGGTAAGGGACTTTGAGCCGAGTGACGTACTCATTAGAAGGCGGCTGTTagcggaagaggatgaaagaaggatCGATGTCCTTGCCATGGGTTTCGGAGTCGCCCATAACGAAGCAATATCTGGATGGATAGCTAGAGCGAGACAAGCATATGACGCCTCGGACAAACTACCTTATGCTCACCCCCCATCAAAAAGGGGGAAGCTCCCTGTTCCACCCCCGAAAGACACCAGGAGTGTAGAACTCTGGCTCAAGTATCGTGCCTgggttgaagaagaatttAGTAAAAGACGCTGGGAGAGTATCCGAGCAACTAATCGACAAAGATGCGGTGTATCTCCCATTTACGGCGCAAGCTTTTTGTCTTTACTTGGCAACCTTCCAAACTTCTTGCTTCCGCAAGGTGTTCGACCTCGACGAGAAGAGACGTTTGCCGATTTCACTCCACCTGCAACCAAATTCATTATCTCTCTACCCGAAAGGGCCAAATCTTTAGAGGATATTATTGACCGCTTTGCTGTTATACCTCCCAATGCAATCGCCCGTGATCTCGCTGCGTATGCCCTTCCCGGCCTAGAAcccatttcccatcctGCCCTGACAGATCCAGCCTTCGACACTCTCCATCGATCTTCAGTCAAGCTCCAAATTGCCTTCCCTGACGCCAGCCTTCTTCAGTATGATTGTGGTAAACTGCAGAAACTCTTCGAGATGCTGCGTAATCTCAAATCTGAAGGGCATAGGGTATTGATTTTCACTCAGATGACTCGTGTTCTTGATATCCTTGAAATGTTCCTGTCATATAACGGTCATCGATATCTCCGACTTGATGGAAGCACGAAGATCGAAGACCGACAGGTCTTGACGGAAAGATTCAATTCCGATCCTCGCATTTTCGTTTTCATTGCCTCTAGTCGATCTGGTGGGGTAGGCATCAACCTCACAGGTGCAGACACTGTCTTCTTCTACGACTCCGACTGGAATCCTTCAATGGACAGACAGTGCATGGATCGGGCGCATCGAATTGGGCAGACAAGGGAGGTCCATATTTATCGTTTTGTCAGCAGCCACACAGTGGAAGAAAACATGTTGAGAAAGGCGGAGCAGAAAAGACTCTTGGACAAAATGGTCATCCAAGAAGGTGGTTTCAATAACGATTGGTGGGGAAGAGTGGGATGGAAAGATATGTTTACGGACGTACCAGGCCTCACTGATGCTCCGGGGGTTGTGGAGGAAAGTGAGGAGGGTATCGTAGACATTCAGATTGAAAGGACACCGGTGGTTGAAGATGTAGAGGTTACAAGACCTCGTGCGGGAGAAGAGCGGGAGCTAGCGAAGGCTCTGGCtgaggtggaagatgaggaggatgcaCAAGCTGCACGAATGGCGCAGGGTGAAGGTGAATTGGATCTGCAAGAGTTTGAAGAAGGGCCAATGTCGGTCGCGAAACGAGCAAGAGTCTTTGAACCTGAGGACAGCAGCACACCGTTGACAACGGAGGCTGGGGAAGCCGGAGACGTGGTTGAGGAGTATGATGACGAGCCCGGCGTAGAAGAGTACATGCTGAAATGGGTGAAAGAGGACTGGGAATTTTTTTCATCCTACAGAGCCTAA